The following proteins come from a genomic window of Asterias amurensis chromosome 15, ASM3211899v1:
- the LOC139948465 gene encoding uncharacterized protein isoform X2 — protein MMADPEAGPPERDAPFLKFHQLTQLQIYNDQPTTLALEERLNLLAVSNEYGYTFVGCNSAIKILRTSDIRDCSNPNDPNAASRVSDYNCSKVELNANPVHLALNADNLVLSVCTMTDTNLMVALFDVRSLARRGSNASPFASVPLSKEPNMQLVNLAWNPVHASCFATCLSDGSMALWDSSGDNIARAFEVPEGVHIKAMCWSPKGKQIVLGTSSGELVQYNQKLDIKRTIRSPDFTTEQVQVVDILWLSTYMFAVAYVDAEEILHPNLAIVNAPKEGPPTFLNFEDVCYGSEQLRSAQYQLQNFEKWSFLVAVSSNAIEAAVLGRSPVAPSTWEAWTVDDSSRIELPLTGDDKETYPMGIALDLSSAAPFELNNKKYHPPPMLMVLSTEGVLCPYYVLNADASEAITARAQPLPVEGERIGRPSLIQPQVPRPAPQAVPTQPPQVHRLTPQAPPQAPQQAPPQTPPPEQTRPLPTITASAPIHKSSSTGSFSVGPKSTSSTSSLFNMRPNQTDRSASFSFSSPKQPTPTTSPSTFRAGGLFGKPAVSSSTPAIFSFGGKPDEAKAGSAVGGKAPFPFVAPKAVPAGSSLSQGGAQGLSEQGRFVQQPASTYQASPQAAQSPGGAGPGSLFGDLKSQHPASSSAFSLSQQKTPAGANALSGGVQATDSVKDSNSAPSLNTSGFGHLTPKTSPGKAPLGSEPKSGLFSFAPSSQVASQANQFGSAPPNRLAPPSGYPNQVAPSGDGLSQRQNRPPAYPGVVPENQVTPRSGVPPNQVAPQPGVPQNQVAPPPAYSTQSPSSAKQQPGQAVPEYKPTPSAQALPPEAATEESGARPRGKVAFTGSAVDLAYFSNIKEEREHFMKEMLELENHTKNANFRVGDRSELAEMKKSIDDLLEFKSAVLNITKSDNEEIHEIKAKFLSTFAQLEDARIRKQRNNDPRYLQLLRSRALDPQTAHQLRDIHSNYHYLKTGLGDVSGCLDAQWEDFNKRKSRREGRKLGTPMMDTIYQTLSHHYNIVITQRGKLEEIRQQLIQARRYDMSEAPWERGILPSPPERSGNLSSLAAKLSSTTISSPTKTRSTPVSSKKQAQLRKALSRRATTPRRTASKMDISEMSSLNQSSSSPPGAFANRRLQFHEEESPVAPPPASRLTTSSVDSPDFRIGRGITQARVGGSLERVAAAPSSRIPDEKRSEAGRHVERKHASPYVSSPLPIEKPSLTNPALPETSSPSSFIHSGRGTVVWGTKTTPVKSPPSTRVSSSGAIPKKSIAKTAELPPVVNVKNINAMKKSMPPPVTFAPVSSTMDEGTAKVINQVLAEINHTSGHMQPEPSDQNEQRVSFSNEPSPVAQSVQPSKPFSMLGASRTPAPQSTAPSTSTIPPNVGLSFGAQGSLFGAKRDSSSAVVSNSTLAAKGSFPSFQGLASPNVTAPKPGLGLSETASFGGTSSWLASSASVQQNAPPAGVKPNLFDFNKDQKAAASTSTPGGFFVASTTKDPSQESAETVNASGGSSTAPADTAPFKSSQKPSFGVKAIITAPPSTSVVEPTPTVAAVPAYGSSFGQGTAKPFSATAPKASGSGLKQLLQQGEDEAGTGLTKPTSSGLFGKPSGTPVEGSTSTEGQTTNIQPQGVDEAGIRSPVNASDVTDHPTPATSSMTFSTSGSAAPTTTSTTGLFGKPSGTPVEGSTGTAGGMFGSKPAGASIFGATSSTSSSSAPAAGFGNPAFGSAPTFEKTPSTGPFSASSSGFSFAPSATPATTTTAASETAKTKTPSLFGLLKDDTPTTLAASSTSSLFGSTTSGSTAAKSLFGQPTSTSTSLFGQPPSSTSGVFGSPASTGGLFGKPASTTASSTASMGGTFGQASSASPFQQTAASGPTFGTTFGQQSTGGMFGQASTSAPAFGQSPSVFAQSSSTTSTSVFGGAGGDGGGGFFSGLGGRPNPEAARTNPFGTSSAFGTSAGNTSIFGGQGATSFSSGSTPASTNTASVFGGGFSSPGGGVAKAGFGVTQQTSASSGFGGAPSFGSPPAFGSTPSFGGSTFGNTAGFSASPFGQPPSFGASPSAPTSAAPANCFTGFASQDTPTFGSLSTATTQQTQPTFGGGGFGGGGGAGFGGGFGGNTNPPSGGTGFGSNTNTSSGGSSSFMQYR, from the exons ATGATGGCAGACCCAGAAGCTGGGCCTCCGGAGAGAGATGCACCG TTTCTCAAATTTCACCAGCTGACACAACTCCAGATATACAATGACCAACCAACGACACTAGCACTTGAAGAACGCTTGAACTTACTGGCAGTTTCCAATGAATATGGCTACACCTTCGTTGGATGTAACTCAG ccaTAAAAATTCTGAGGACGTCAGATATCAGGGATTGTTCTAACCCCAATGACCCAAATGCAGCTTCAAGAG TGAGTGACTACAACTGCTCCAAGGTGGAGCTCAACGCCAATCCTGTACATCTAGCCTTGAATGCAGACAACCTCGTCTTATCAGTATGTACAATGACTGACACCAACCTGATGGTGGCGCTGTTTGATGTACGAAGTCTCGCACGTAGG GGCAGCAATGCGTCTCCATTCGCCAGTGTCCCCCTCTCCAAGGAACCCAACATGCAGCTTGTCAACCTGGCATGGAACCCCGTCCACGCTTCCTGCTTCGCTACGTGTCTCTCCGATGGCAGCATGGCATTATGGGACAGCTCGGGAGACAATATCGCAAGAGCGTTTGAGGTGCCAGAAGGTGTACACATCAAAGCCA TGTGTTGGAGCCCCAAGGGTAAGCAGATAGTCCTGGGTACCTCCAGTGGAGAGCTCGTTCAGTACAACCAAAAACTGGATATCAAGAGAACCATTCGATCTCCGGACTTTACGACTGAACAGGTCCAGG TTGTCGACATCTTATGGTTGTCGACATACATGTTTGCTGTAGCTTATGTCGATGCCGAAGAGATCCTTCATCCAAACCTTGCCATCGTTAATGCTCCT AAAGAAGGACCGCCTACTTTTTTAAACTTTGAGGACGTCTGTTATGGAAGTGAACAATTGAGATCAGCCCAATACCAGTTGCAGAATTTTGAAAAATG gTCCTTCCTGGTAGCCGTGTCCAGTAATGCTATAGAAGCAGCTGTGCTGGGTCGATCGCCAGTGGCTCCATCGACATGGGAGGCCTGGACTGTCGACGATTCATCCCGTATCGAACTTCCATTGACCGGTGACGATAAGGAAACCTACCCAATGGGCATCGCTTTGGATCTGTCCTCGGCAGCACCGTTTGAATTGA ATAATAAGAAGTATCACCCCCCTCCAATGTTAATGGTTTTGTCCACTGAGGGTGTGCTGTGTCCATACTATGTGTTAAATGCTGATGCCTCTGAGGCCATCACTGCCAGGGCTCAACCATTGCCTGTTGAAGGGGAGAGAATTG GCAGACCTTCCCTTATCCAACCACAAGTCCCAAGACCAGCGCCCCAAGCAGTGCCCACCCAGCCTCCTCAAGTACACAGACTGACCCCTCAGGCACCCCCGCAAGCACCCCAGCAAGCACCCCCTCAAACACCTCCTCCTGAACAGACAAG GCCGTTACCAACAATCACAGCATCGGCTCCAATCCACAAGTCATCAAGTACCGGGAGTTTCTCTGTCGGTCCCAAATCAACATCTTCAACGTCTTCCTTGTTTAACATGAGGCCCAACCAAACCGACCGGAGCGCTAGCTTCTCCTTCTCCAGCCCCAAACAGCCCACCCCCACAACCAGCCCTTCAACCTTCAGAGCCGGGGGCCTGTTCGGCAAGCCCGCAGTCAGCAGTAGCACCCCAGCAATATTCTCTTTCGGCGGTAAACCTGACGAAGCTAAAGCTGGTAGCGCTGTCGGCGGGAAGGCTCCTTTTCCGTTTGTAGCTCCGAAAGCTGTACCTGCTGGGTCGTCGCTTTCTCAAGGAGGCGCTCAAGGGTTATCGGAGCAAGGGAGGTTCGTCCAGCAGCCAGCTTCGACCTACCAGGCCTCCCCTCAAGCTGCTCAGTCACCAGGAGGCGCAGGTCCTGGAAGTCTCTTCGGAGATCTCAAATCTCAACACCCGGCGTCTTCGTCCGCCTTTTCCTTGTCGCAACAGAAGACGCCTGCAGGAGCGAACGCATTGAGTGGAG GTGTACAAGCAACGGACAGCGTAAAAGACAGCAATTCTGCACCTTCCTTGAATACATCTGGATTCGGGCACCTCACCCCTAAGACATCCCCAGGGAAAGCCCCCCTCGGGTCGGAACCCAAATCAGGACTATTTTCCTTTGCCCCATCAAGTCAAGTCGCCAGTCAAGCTAATCAATTCGGGAGTGCTCCCCCTAACCGCCTTGCCCCTCCATCCGGCTACCCCAACCAAGTCGCTCCATCCGGGGACGGGTTATCTCAAAGACAAAACAGACCTCCGGCTTACCCCGGCGTCGTCCCCGAAAATCAAGTCACCCCTCGGTCTGGTGTTCCCCCAAATCAAGTGGCCCCTCAGCCTGGTGTGCCCCAAAATCAAGTCGCCCCGCCGCCCGCTTATTCAACACAGTCCCCCTCATCAGCCAAGCAACAACCCGGCCAGGCTGTTCCGGAGTACAAACCCACACCTTCTGCACAAGCACTGCCACCTGAGGCAGCTACTGAAGAGAGCGGGGCCAGGCCCAGAGGGAAAGTAGCCTTTACTGGAAGTGCCGTGGACTTGGCCTATTTCTCCAACATTAAGGAAGAG AGGGAGCATTTTATGAAGGAGATGTTGGAGTTAGAAAACCACACCAAGAATGCAAATTTCAGAGTGGGCGATCGCTCCGAGCTGGCAGAAATGAAGAAATCTATAGACGATCTGCTTGAGTTCAAATCGGCCGTCCTAAACATCACCAAG TCTGATAACGAAGAAATCCACGAGATAAAGGCCAAGTTCTTAAGTACCTTCGCCCAGCTGGAAGACGCTCGTATCCGCAAGCAACGAAACAACGACCCTCGCTACCTGCAGCTTCTCAGATCGCGAGCCCTGGATCCGCAGACAGCTCATCAGCTCCGTGACATTCACAGTAATTATCACTACCTGAAGACTGGACTGGGGGATGTGAGCGGCTGTCTGGATGCGCAGTGGGAGGATTTTAATAAACGGAAGAGCCGCAGAGAAGGAAG GAAACTCGGTACCCCGATGATGGATACCATCTATCAGACATTGAGTCATCATTATAATATCGTGATAACTCAGAGAGGAAAGTTAGAGGAGATAAGACAGCAGCTGATACAGGCACGACGTTACGACATGAGCGAGGCACCGTGGGAACGTGGCATACTACCATCCCCTCCAGAAAG GTCTGGTAACTTGTCTTCTCTGGCTGCTAAGCTATCTAGTACAACCATCAGTTCTCCAACGAAGACTAGGTCCACCCCAG TCTCATCTAAGAAACAAGCTCAGCTGCGGAAGGCTTTATCTAGAAGAGCAACTACTCCGAGAAGAACAGCATCAAAAA TGGACATTTCAGAAATGAGCTCCCTGAATCAAAGCTCTTCCAGTCCTCCTGGAGCCTTCGCCAATCGTCGACTCCAGTTCCACGAGGAAGAATCTCCCGTTGCCCCTCCACCAGCTAGCAGACTGACAACCTCTTCTGTCGACAGCCCTGATTTCCGTATAGGTAGAGGCATTACCCAGGCTAGAGTGGGAGGCAGTTTAGAGCGTGTTGCTGCGGCACCGTCGAGTCGGATTCCGGATGAGAAACGGTCTGAGGCTGGCCGCCATGTTGAACGAAAACATG CCTCGCCCTATGTGTCTTCTCCGCTACCTATAGAGAAGCCCTCCTTAACCAACCCCGCCCTCCCTGAAACCTCATCCCCGTCTAGCTTCATTCATTCCGGGCGTGGCACAGTGGTGTGGGGCACCAAGACAACACCCGTGAAATCCCCGCCCTCGACCAGGGTGTCCTCTTCGGGGGCGATCCCGAAGAAATCGATCGCAAAGACAGCGGAGTTGCCGCCGGTTGTGAATGTCAAGAATATCAACGCTATGAAGAAGAGTATGCCTCCTCCAGTCACCTTTGCACCCGTTTCAAG TACGATGGACGAGGGAACGGCCAAGGTAATCAACCAAGTCTTAGCGGAAATAAATCACACAAGTGGACACATGCAGCCTGAACCAAGCGATCAAAAT GAACAGAGAGTTAGCTTTTCTAATGAGCCCTCTCCTGTCGCCCAGTCTGTCCAACCCTCCAAACCATTCTCAATGCTGGGTGCTTCCAGGACCCCAGCTCCTCAATCCACAGCTCCTAGCACCTCTACAATCCCACCTAATGTAGGTTTGTCATTCGGGGCACAGGGCTCTTTGTTTGGAGCCAAGAGAGACAGTTCCTCAGCTGTCGTGTCTAATTCTACTCTCGCAGCCAAGGGAAGCTTTCCCTCGTTTCAAGGGTTAGCCTCTCCGAACGTCACTGCCCCTAAACCTGGTCTTGGGTTGTCGGAGACGGCATCGTTTGGAGGTACAAGCTCATGGTTGGCCTCCTCGGCATCGGTTCAACAAAATGCACCCCCCGCTGGGGTGAAACCCAACCTGTTTGACTTCAACAAGGATCAGAAGGCTGCGGCGAGTACAAGTACTCCAGGTGGATTCTTTGTAGCTT CAACAACTAAAGACCCATCTCAAGAGTCGGCAGAGACTGTGAATGCATCGGGGGGATCGTCAACGGCCCCGGCGGACACCGCTCCTTTTAAATCTTCCCAAAAACCAAGTTTTGGCGTGAAGGCCATCATAACCGCTCCACCATCAACCTCTGTCGTTGAGCCAACCCCAACTGTAGCAGCGGTACCGGCATATGGAAgcagttttggtcaagggacgGCTAAACCGTTCTCTGCGACGGCTCCTAAGGCTTCTGGAAGCGGTTTGAAGCAACTTCTACAACAGGGAGAGGATGAAGCTGGTACAG GGCTCACTAAACCTACATCATCTGGGTTGTTTGGCAAACCATCGGGAACACCCGTGGAAGGTTCGACTAGCACAGAAGGTCAAACCACCAACATCCAGCCACAAGGAGTGGACGAAGCAGGTATTAGATCCCCCGTCAATGCATCTGATGTTACCGACCATCCCACTCCTGCAACCAGTTCCATGACCTTTAGTACTTCAGGATCTGCAGCACCAACCACAACATCAACCACTGGGTTGTTTGGCAAACCATCGGGGACACCTGTGGAGGGTTCGACTGGGACAGCAGGGGGAATGTTCGGATCCAAGCCAGCGGGTGCAAGTATATTTGGGGCGACGAGCTCTACTTCATCAAGCTCAG CTCCAGCTGCAGGTTTTGGCAACCCAGCATTTGGGTCGGCTCCAACATTTGAGAAGACACCTTCAACTGGGCCATTCAGCGCCTCATCCTCGGGATTCAGCTTTGCGCCGAGTGCCACCCCAGCCACGACAACAACCGCCGCGTCAGAGACTGCTAAAACCAAAACACCATCATTGTTCGGCCTCCTCAAGGACGACACTCCAACTACCTTAGCGGCCTCGAGCACCAGTTCCTTATTCGGGTCAACAACAAGTGGCAGCACTGCGGCGAAGAGTCTATTCGGCCAACCGACATCAACTTCGACATCTCTGTTTGGCCAGCCACCATCCAGCACCAGTGGGGTTTTCGGTTCGCCAGCTAGTACTGGTGGGCTGTTCGGCAAGCCCGCATCAACGACGGCAAGCTCGACCGCCTCAATGGGGGGTACTTTTGGACAAGCTTCATCGGCCTCCCCGTTTCAGCAGACGGCAGCCAGTGGGCCTACATTTGGTACTACATTTGGGCAACAATCTACAG GAGGAATGTTTGGTCAAGCATCGACTTCGGCTCCGGCTTTTGGTCAAAGCCCTTCTGTATTTGCCCAGTCCTCATCAACGACATCCACGAGCGTCTTTGGTGGTGCCGGTGGGGATGGTGGAg gagGTTTCTTTAGCGGTCTTGGCGGTCGACCTAACCCAGAAGCAGCCAGGACCAATCCTTTCGGCACCTCATCAGCATTTGGAACCTCTGCAG GTAATACTTCTATCTTCGGAGGTCAGGGCGCTACATCATTTAGTAGTGGATCAACGCCTGCTAGTACTAACACAGCTTCTG TGTTTGGAGGAGGATTCAGCAGTCCCGGTGGTGGGGTAGCTAAGGCTGGATTCGGGGTGACCCAACAGACATCCG CGTCCTCTGGTTTTGGAGGTGCCCCATCGTTTGGTAGCCCTCCAGCGTTTGGCAGTACACCCTCGTTCGGAGGCTCAACATTTGGCAACACAGCCGGGTTTTCGGCAAGTCCTTTTGGTCAGCCGCCCTCATTCGGGGCTAGCCCCAGCGCACCTACGAGTGCTGCACCCGCCAATTGTTTCACAGG GTTTGCTTCTCAAGACACCCCAACATTTGGATCTCTATCAACGGCAACCACTCAGCAGACCCAACCTACCTTTGGAGGAGGGGGATTCGGAGGAGGGGGCGGAGCTGGATTTGGTGGGG